One window from the genome of Nitrospiria bacterium encodes:
- a CDS encoding transposase → MEHRGIPQNRNILSDQLIVFTGYQAQKHCPQTFRKVVVWDQENEREIVLLTNHMKFEASTISAIYKERWPIELFFKALKQNLKVKTFVGTSQNALYIQIWTALLAMLLIKYLRSNQSLDGRYRIWSLSPLEPVYLS, encoded by the coding sequence ATGGAGCATCGAGGCATCCCTCAAAACCGCAATATCCTCTCTGATCAACTCATCGTTTTTACTGGTTACCAGGCTCAAAAACACTGTCCTCAAACCTTCCGAAAGGTTGTGGTATGGGATCAGGAAAATGAGCGGGAGATCGTGCTTCTGACCAACCACATGAAGTTCGAGGCGAGCACGATCTCGGCGATCTATAAAGAGCGCTGGCCGATCGAACTGTTCTTCAAGGCGCTCAAACAAAATCTGAAGGTGAAGACATTTGTCGGGACCAGCCAGAACGCTCTGTATATCCAGATTTGGACAGCACTGCTAGCCATGCTGCTGATCAAGTATCTGCGTTCCAATCAAAGCTTGGATGGTCGCTATCGAATCTGGTCCCTTTCTCCGCTGGAACCTGTTTACTTATCGTGA
- a CDS encoding HAD family phosphatase has product MKPVSVIIFDLGKVIVDLSHFEIAAALAEKSKHPRFQTPELLLSEVFDNNEPLTKAFDEGKYSPQEFFEIAKSTFELDISFDDFNMRWNTSFKENVKVTQLIEYLRPRYRLFLLSNTNPLHYNFLKKSIPVLKKMDQTILSYKVGHLKPSPEIYQFALQKAGVSSEQVLFIDDSPLNVQGAKNLGIHGVLFKNAEDLKKKLIQHNIKIHCCPK; this is encoded by the coding sequence TTGAAACCCGTTTCTGTAATCATATTTGACCTCGGAAAGGTAATTGTTGACCTTTCTCATTTCGAAATTGCGGCGGCCCTTGCCGAAAAATCAAAACATCCCCGGTTTCAAACCCCGGAGCTATTATTATCGGAGGTTTTTGATAACAATGAACCTCTCACAAAAGCTTTTGATGAGGGGAAATACTCCCCTCAAGAATTTTTTGAAATAGCCAAAAGCACCTTTGAATTAGATATTTCTTTTGATGACTTTAATATGAGGTGGAATACCAGTTTTAAAGAAAACGTAAAAGTAACCCAGTTGATCGAATATCTAAGACCTCGTTATCGCCTTTTTCTTTTATCCAACACAAACCCACTCCACTACAACTTTCTTAAAAAATCCATTCCGGTACTTAAAAAAATGGACCAGACCATCTTGTCTTATAAGGTAGGGCATCTAAAACCATCTCCAGAGATCTATCAGTTTGCCCTTCAAAAAGCGGGGGTTTCTTCTGAGCAGGTTCTCTTCATTGATGATTCCCCCCTCAATGTTCAAGGAGCCAAAAATTTGGGAATCCATGGGGTTTTATTTAAAAACGCGGAAGATCTTAAAAAAAAACTGATCCAACACAATATAAAAATTCATTGCTGTCCAAAATAA
- a CDS encoding alanine--glyoxylate aminotransferase family protein codes for MQKRYLLAPGPTAVPSEVLMAMSRPMIHHRSADFEPVVASVREDLKWIFQTTQDVMIIASSGTGGMEAAVSNFLSPGEKAITINGGKFGERWTKLCKAYGIQPQEIKVEWGRAVDPNQVSELLKKDPSIKAVFVQASESSTGVAHDVRKLGEMVKGYPDTILVVDAVSALGVFDLKTDAWGLDVVISGSQKALMLPPGLAFVSASEKAWQKLENAKSPRFYFDLKRERDNLKKNTTAYTPAISLILGLQEAFRMIKPEGLQGVFDRHQRLAHATREAMKSLGLELLPKESPSNALTAVMAPTGYDGQTIYKNLRDQYGITSAGGQDHLKGEIFRISHMGYADTFDVITAVAATEMVLKGMGHPLKLGTGVGVAQELLLKK; via the coding sequence ATGCAGAAAAGGTATCTTTTAGCCCCAGGTCCCACTGCGGTACCTTCCGAAGTATTAATGGCGATGTCACGTCCCATGATTCACCACCGATCAGCTGATTTTGAACCGGTGGTGGCCTCCGTCCGGGAAGACCTGAAATGGATTTTTCAAACCACACAGGATGTGATGATTATTGCTTCCAGCGGAACCGGGGGAATGGAGGCTGCTGTGTCTAATTTTCTCTCCCCCGGTGAAAAAGCCATTACTATTAATGGGGGAAAGTTTGGTGAGCGCTGGACCAAGCTTTGCAAAGCCTATGGGATTCAACCGCAAGAAATTAAAGTTGAATGGGGGCGGGCGGTTGACCCCAACCAAGTTTCTGAGCTGTTAAAAAAAGACCCTTCGATCAAGGCGGTTTTTGTTCAGGCCAGTGAGAGTTCCACTGGGGTTGCCCATGATGTGAGAAAATTGGGGGAAATGGTCAAAGGGTATCCTGATACTATCTTAGTGGTTGATGCGGTTTCTGCTTTAGGGGTCTTTGACCTGAAAACCGATGCGTGGGGCCTCGATGTGGTAATTTCCGGGTCCCAAAAAGCATTGATGCTTCCTCCGGGACTGGCTTTTGTCAGCGCCAGTGAAAAAGCCTGGCAGAAACTTGAGAATGCGAAATCCCCCCGGTTTTATTTTGACCTTAAACGGGAACGGGATAATTTGAAAAAGAACACCACTGCTTATACACCTGCTATATCCTTGATTTTGGGTTTGCAAGAGGCTTTTCGAATGATAAAACCTGAAGGGCTGCAGGGGGTTTTTGACCGTCACCAGCGCCTTGCCCATGCCACCCGGGAAGCCATGAAATCCTTGGGTTTGGAACTTCTGCCAAAAGAATCCCCCAGCAATGCATTAACCGCCGTTATGGCCCCTACAGGATATGACGGCCAAACTATTTACAAAAACCTGAGAGACCAGTATGGCATTACCTCCGCGGGGGGACAGGACCATCTAAAAGGGGAGATCTTTCGGATTTCTCACATGGGTTATGCGGATACCTTTGATGTCATCACGGCAGTGGCGGCAACTGAAATGGTTTTAAAAGGAATGGGCCATCCCTTGAAGTTAGGCACTGGAGTCGGGGTCGCTCAAGAATTACTTCTTAAAAAATAA
- the serA gene encoding phosphoglycerate dehydrogenase codes for MKVLVSDKISGKGIEILKSGGLDVQVKTGMTPEELIKEVENYEGLIIRSGTKVTEKVIQAAKRLKVIGRAGSGLDNVDLNAATKRGVVVMNTPGGNNVTTAEHTITLLLAMARKVPQATASIKEGKWEKNKFSGVEVYNKTIGIIGLGQIGSYVAKLAQGLMMHVIGNDPYLSQENAGKLGVELVDLPDLYRRSDFITVHVPMTPDTKNLISAKTIAQMKEGVRIINCSRGGIVNEQDLYDALLNKKVAGAALDVFEKEPVDPKHPLLGLDNIIFTPHLGASTTEAQENVALAVAEQVVDYLQKGLIRNAVNIPSVSAEILPVIQPFLTLSEKMGSFLAQIYEGGLERITIEYKGEVANLALGPMSVAVLKGILNPILEEPINEVNAPVVAKERGIEVKEIKTTDSGNFSSLIVLKVKSGGQVASLAGTLSSKKEPRIVSINGFELEVAPGGHMLMLSNDDKPGVIGSLGTLLGDNQVNVASMQLGRERSGGKAISVVGIDSPASRDLLDKIKKLPHILSVKQIQL; via the coding sequence TTGAAAGTATTGGTAAGTGATAAAATATCTGGAAAAGGAATCGAGATTTTAAAATCGGGGGGCCTTGACGTCCAGGTCAAAACCGGAATGACCCCGGAAGAATTAATTAAAGAAGTGGAGAATTATGAAGGGCTAATTATTCGCAGTGGTACCAAGGTAACTGAGAAAGTCATCCAAGCGGCTAAGCGATTGAAGGTGATTGGGCGAGCGGGTTCGGGCCTCGATAATGTGGATTTAAATGCGGCCACTAAAAGAGGTGTGGTGGTCATGAATACACCCGGGGGTAACAATGTAACCACCGCTGAGCATACCATTACCCTTTTATTGGCCATGGCCCGTAAAGTCCCCCAGGCAACCGCTTCCATTAAAGAAGGTAAATGGGAGAAAAATAAGTTTTCGGGGGTAGAAGTATACAACAAAACCATCGGTATTATCGGTTTAGGACAAATAGGTTCCTATGTGGCAAAGCTAGCTCAAGGGTTAATGATGCATGTGATCGGAAATGATCCTTACCTCTCCCAGGAAAATGCGGGAAAATTAGGAGTCGAATTGGTTGATCTACCTGATCTGTACCGGAGATCAGATTTTATTACCGTTCATGTTCCGATGACACCTGATACTAAAAATTTAATTTCCGCCAAAACCATTGCTCAGATGAAAGAGGGTGTTCGAATCATCAACTGTTCCCGTGGGGGAATTGTGAATGAGCAAGACCTCTATGATGCGTTGCTTAATAAAAAGGTAGCCGGTGCCGCCTTGGATGTTTTTGAAAAGGAACCCGTGGATCCGAAGCATCCCTTGTTGGGATTGGATAATATTATTTTCACGCCTCATCTGGGGGCCTCCACCACGGAGGCTCAAGAGAATGTTGCGCTAGCGGTGGCAGAACAGGTGGTGGATTACCTTCAAAAGGGTTTAATTCGAAATGCGGTTAATATTCCTTCGGTTTCAGCAGAAATTCTTCCCGTGATTCAGCCTTTTTTAACCTTATCCGAAAAAATGGGATCGTTTTTGGCGCAAATTTACGAAGGGGGTTTGGAAAGGATCACCATTGAATACAAAGGAGAGGTGGCTAATCTGGCCCTGGGCCCTATGAGTGTCGCCGTCCTGAAAGGGATTTTAAACCCTATTTTGGAGGAACCGATTAATGAGGTTAATGCCCCGGTGGTGGCCAAGGAACGGGGAATTGAGGTAAAAGAAATTAAGACAACCGATTCCGGAAATTTTTCGAGTCTTATTGTTTTAAAGGTGAAATCGGGGGGACAGGTTGCCTCTTTGGCAGGGACCCTCTCCAGTAAGAAAGAACCACGGATCGTTAGTATTAATGGGTTTGAATTGGAGGTTGCTCCCGGGGGTCATATGCTTATGTTGAGCAATGATGATAAACCTGGTGTGATTGGAAGTTTGGGAACACTTTTGGGCGATAACCAGGTCAATGTTGCGAGTATGCAATTAGGAAGAGAACGGTCGGGGGGAAAGGCCATTTCGGTTGTGGGGATTGATTCTCCTGCAAGCCGAGATCTTCTGGATAAAATTAAAAAACTTCCTCACATTCTTTCAGTGAAACAGATTCAATTATGA
- the hisZ gene encoding ATP phosphoribosyltransferase regulatory subunit — MNSSQQMEKAMIPQGVATFLPEAAYLKRVIEREILTIFFRWGYQEIITPIFEYLDVVSVGIEEGVLEKGYKIVDRANGRVMILRPDVTPQVARMVAMLFSEHPKPLRLCYRENVFRHEGEHEGREREVFQVGGELIGLSGPEADAEMIGIAVQSLTRLGLSDFKVILGQIEISRNFIEKTGLSKDGKKQLQEALIKKDVGVVKGILKSSKMSKKEQKKFLELVGLIGGEKVLKEAAGLISNPTSRKALKNLGDVFSLLKYHGVEDRVMIDLGEIRGLEYYTGVFYEVFAEGVGYEIGRGGRYDNLIAKFGSAYPSTGFAFDLERLELALECQGRHLPFSTADLLFAGPRKHINQIILAARKLRNQGYRVIHRVCDGESHSVLRSYAQSMGIPGILLVEGEKEPKLVIVNTESGKKRKGSLKEIGILKGKTFWK; from the coding sequence ATGAATTCATCTCAGCAAATGGAAAAAGCCATGATTCCCCAGGGTGTGGCCACATTTCTTCCTGAGGCTGCCTACCTTAAAAGGGTGATCGAGCGTGAAATATTGACCATTTTTTTTCGATGGGGTTATCAAGAAATTATTACCCCAATTTTTGAATACCTGGATGTGGTCTCCGTGGGGATCGAGGAAGGGGTGCTTGAGAAGGGGTATAAAATTGTGGACCGGGCCAATGGCCGGGTCATGATCCTCCGGCCCGATGTGACGCCACAAGTGGCACGGATGGTCGCCATGCTTTTTTCGGAACACCCCAAACCCCTTCGGCTTTGCTACCGGGAAAACGTATTTCGACATGAGGGAGAACATGAGGGAAGAGAGCGGGAGGTTTTTCAAGTTGGGGGTGAACTCATTGGCCTTTCGGGACCTGAAGCGGATGCGGAAATGATCGGGATTGCAGTTCAATCTCTCACCCGCCTGGGGTTATCCGATTTTAAAGTGATTTTGGGTCAGATTGAAATTTCAAGAAATTTTATTGAGAAAACCGGTCTAAGTAAGGATGGAAAGAAACAACTTCAGGAAGCGTTAATTAAAAAAGACGTGGGAGTCGTCAAAGGGATTCTTAAAAGTTCCAAAATGTCTAAAAAGGAGCAAAAAAAATTTCTGGAATTAGTGGGTCTAATTGGTGGTGAAAAAGTTTTGAAAGAAGCCGCTGGTTTGATTTCCAACCCAACATCCCGAAAAGCGTTGAAAAATCTGGGAGATGTTTTTTCCCTGTTAAAATACCATGGGGTGGAAGATCGTGTAATGATAGATTTAGGAGAAATTAGGGGGCTGGAATACTATACTGGCGTTTTTTATGAAGTTTTTGCTGAAGGAGTTGGTTATGAGATTGGGAGAGGGGGGAGGTATGACAATCTCATTGCCAAGTTTGGTTCTGCTTATCCCTCGACTGGGTTTGCTTTCGACCTGGAGCGGTTGGAACTTGCTTTGGAGTGTCAGGGACGCCATCTTCCCTTTTCCACCGCGGATCTTTTGTTTGCAGGGCCAAGGAAACACATAAATCAAATCATCCTTGCTGCCCGGAAATTGAGAAACCAGGGTTACAGGGTGATCCACCGTGTTTGCGATGGGGAATCCCATTCCGTTCTTCGCTCTTATGCCCAGTCCATGGGAATTCCAGGAATCTTGTTGGTGGAAGGAGAGAAGGAACCCAAACTGGTTATTGTGAATACAGAATCGGGTAAAAAAAGAAAAGGTTCCTTAAAAGAAATCGGTATTTTAAAAGGGAAGACCTTTTGGAAATAA
- the dnaB gene encoding replicative DNA helicase, translating to MSTMDISVRKVPPQNLEAEESVLGSILLHNEALNKVLEIMTGDDFYKESHRKIFSAIVDLDEQNEPIDIITLTDFLRGKNELEEVGGAAFLTSLVNSVPTAANVKYYSKIVHERALLRNLINVATEIVTSGYETTGQVDELLDFAESRIFGISEKKVKPSFFPVKDIVKESFETIERLYDKKERITGIPTGFKDLDDITSGFQPGDLIVIAGRPSMGKTAFSLGIAQNTAIIHRHTVAIFSLEMAKEQLVLRMLCSESRVDSHKLRSGYLGKNDWPLLTAAAGTLTEAPIFIDDSPAISILEMRAKARRLKAEHGLSMIIVDYLQLMRGRGNSDKREQEISDISRSLKALAKELRVPVIALSQLSRAVETRGGERKPILADLRESGAIEQDADVVIFIYRKEVYDSSEANKGLAEIMISKQRNGPVGSVMLTFRDRYTRFEDFSDRDIL from the coding sequence GTGAGCACAATGGATATTTCAGTTCGAAAAGTTCCCCCTCAAAACCTTGAAGCGGAGGAATCTGTTTTGGGGTCGATTCTCCTTCATAATGAAGCCTTAAATAAGGTTTTAGAAATCATGACCGGGGATGATTTCTATAAAGAATCTCACCGTAAAATTTTTTCGGCTATTGTTGATCTGGATGAGCAAAATGAACCGATCGATATAATAACATTAACGGATTTCTTGAGAGGAAAAAATGAATTGGAAGAAGTCGGGGGGGCTGCTTTTTTAACTTCCCTGGTGAATTCAGTTCCCACGGCAGCCAATGTCAAATATTATTCGAAAATTGTTCATGAACGTGCCCTTCTTCGAAATCTGATTAATGTGGCAACTGAAATTGTTACTTCTGGGTATGAGACCACCGGCCAGGTAGATGAATTATTAGATTTTGCGGAAAGTCGTATTTTTGGCATCTCGGAGAAAAAAGTGAAGCCTTCTTTTTTCCCTGTCAAGGATATCGTAAAGGAAAGCTTTGAAACCATTGAACGGCTTTATGACAAAAAAGAGCGAATTACGGGAATTCCAACGGGTTTTAAAGATTTGGATGATATAACCTCAGGATTTCAACCCGGTGATCTCATTGTGATTGCGGGAAGGCCCTCTATGGGTAAAACCGCCTTTTCATTGGGGATTGCCCAAAATACCGCAATTATTCATCGTCACACAGTTGCTATTTTTAGTTTAGAGATGGCTAAGGAACAATTGGTTTTGAGGATGCTTTGCTCAGAATCCCGCGTTGATTCCCATAAACTTCGGTCAGGTTATTTAGGAAAGAACGATTGGCCTTTATTGACCGCCGCTGCAGGGACTCTAACGGAAGCCCCTATTTTTATCGATGATTCCCCGGCCATTTCCATTCTTGAAATGCGGGCCAAGGCCCGGCGGTTAAAAGCGGAGCATGGTCTTTCCATGATCATTGTGGATTACCTTCAGCTGATGCGGGGGAGGGGAAATTCCGATAAACGGGAGCAGGAGATTTCGGATATTTCCCGTTCACTTAAGGCTTTGGCCAAAGAGCTTCGGGTTCCTGTGATTGCCCTATCCCAGTTAAGCCGTGCAGTAGAAACCCGGGGAGGGGAAAGGAAGCCCATATTGGCTGATTTACGAGAATCTGGAGCCATTGAACAAGATGCGGATGTTGTGATTTTTATTTATCGAAAAGAGGTGTATGATTCCTCTGAGGCAAATAAAGGGTTGGCTGAAATTATGATCAGCAAACAAAGGAATGGTCCAGTTGGAAGTGTGATGCTGACCTTCCGAGACCGCTATACCCGTTTTGAGGATTTTTCGGATCGGGATATTCTCTGA
- the tatA gene encoding twin-arginine translocase TatA/TatE family subunit — MFGIGIPELIVILVIILIIFGVGKLPEIGQGLGKAIKGFKKGVTENEEVDETKKDPRD; from the coding sequence ATGTTTGGAATTGGGATTCCCGAACTGATTGTTATTCTTGTTATTATTCTAATCATCTTTGGGGTTGGGAAACTTCCAGAGATCGGACAGGGATTGGGAAAGGCTATTAAGGGCTTTAAGAAAGGGGTTACGGAAAACGAGGAGGTGGATGAAACTAAAAAAGACCCAAGGGATTGA